In Saccharothrix violaceirubra, the following are encoded in one genomic region:
- a CDS encoding sodium/solute symporter, producing the protein MTQNLWSVGLVVVVATITFLLGYVGSRRANTTPDFLVARRAIPATRNAAAISGEYLSAASFMGVAGLILKDGIDALWYPIGFTAGYLALMMFVAAPLRRSGAYTLSDFAEARLGSAALRRWCTFFVICIGVLYLVPQLQSAGLTLTTITGLPAWLGGAIVTVIIVANVLGGGMRAITLVQAFQYWGKLFALAAPTFVLFTVFLSGPGNGAQAVDEPGVLLFHEDVSVTAPDPVKVRVVTPLKLSATGEVNGARADGDVYWTDGVYSIGKGTVLRFTKGSPVPVVEGSPGDNDRWLRPQTNGVPGLFETYSLIFATFLGTMGLPHVLVRFYTNPDGKAARRTALHVLYLIGLFYLFPTVLGVIARQYLPQLLVTGKTDAAVLLLPGTMMPNLAGQILGAVVAAGAFAAFLSTSSGLVVSVAGVVSTDILPGKVRDFRWATVLTGASAIGLAFVLPPSDASLTVAMSFALAASTFCPLLLLGIWWRGLTWVGAIAGMVVGGGLVIGAQVVNVISSYTGGWAHSVFAQPALVTVPMAFAAMVGISRLTARRRPEDVNQILLRFHAPDPLGFMRDRDVQRFGTPREKARLDGRHRDLNP; encoded by the coding sequence GTGACCCAGAACCTGTGGAGCGTCGGGCTCGTGGTCGTCGTCGCGACGATCACGTTCCTGCTCGGCTACGTGGGTTCGCGGCGTGCGAACACGACACCGGACTTCCTGGTCGCCCGGCGGGCGATCCCCGCGACCCGCAACGCCGCCGCGATCTCCGGCGAGTACCTGTCGGCCGCGTCCTTCATGGGCGTGGCCGGGCTGATCCTCAAGGACGGCATCGACGCCCTGTGGTACCCGATCGGCTTCACCGCGGGCTACCTGGCGTTGATGATGTTCGTGGCCGCGCCGCTGCGGCGGTCCGGTGCGTACACGTTGTCCGACTTCGCCGAGGCACGGCTGGGTTCGGCGGCGTTGCGGCGCTGGTGCACGTTCTTCGTGATCTGCATCGGCGTGCTGTACCTGGTGCCGCAGTTGCAGAGCGCGGGCCTGACGCTGACCACGATCACGGGTCTGCCCGCGTGGCTGGGCGGCGCGATCGTGACCGTGATCATCGTGGCGAACGTGCTCGGCGGCGGCATGCGCGCGATCACGCTGGTGCAGGCGTTCCAGTACTGGGGCAAGCTGTTCGCCCTGGCGGCGCCGACGTTCGTGCTGTTCACGGTGTTCCTGTCCGGGCCGGGCAACGGTGCGCAGGCCGTGGACGAGCCCGGCGTGCTGCTGTTCCACGAGGACGTGTCGGTGACCGCGCCGGACCCGGTGAAGGTCCGCGTGGTCACGCCGCTCAAGCTGTCGGCGACGGGCGAGGTCAACGGCGCGCGCGCGGACGGCGACGTGTACTGGACCGACGGCGTCTACTCGATCGGCAAGGGCACGGTCCTGCGCTTCACGAAGGGCAGCCCGGTACCGGTGGTCGAGGGCTCTCCCGGCGACAACGACCGGTGGCTGCGCCCGCAGACCAACGGCGTGCCCGGGTTGTTCGAGACGTACTCGCTGATCTTCGCCACGTTCCTGGGCACGATGGGCCTGCCGCACGTGCTGGTCCGCTTCTACACCAACCCGGACGGCAAGGCGGCGCGGCGGACCGCGTTGCACGTGCTCTACCTGATCGGCCTGTTCTACCTGTTCCCCACGGTGCTGGGGGTGATCGCGCGGCAGTACCTGCCGCAGTTGCTGGTCACGGGCAAGACGGACGCGGCCGTGCTGCTGCTGCCGGGCACGATGATGCCGAACCTGGCCGGGCAGATCCTGGGCGCGGTGGTGGCGGCGGGCGCGTTCGCCGCGTTCCTGTCCACGTCGTCGGGCCTGGTGGTGAGCGTGGCGGGCGTGGTGTCGACGGACATCCTGCCGGGCAAGGTGCGGGACTTCCGGTGGGCGACCGTGCTGACCGGTGCGTCCGCGATCGGGTTGGCGTTCGTGCTGCCGCCCAGCGACGCGTCGTTGACGGTGGCGATGTCGTTCGCGTTGGCCGCGTCGACGTTCTGCCCGTTGCTGCTGCTGGGAATCTGGTGGCGTGGCCTGACGTGGGTGGGTGCGATCGCGGGCATGGTCGTCGGCGGCGGGCTGGTGATCGGCGCGCAGGTGGTGAACGTGATCAGCTCGTACACCGGCGGGTGGGCGCACTCGGTGTTCGCGCAGCCGGCGTTGGTGACCGTGCCGATGGCGTTCGCCGCGATGGTCGGGATCAGTCGGCTGACCGCGCGCCGCCGTCCGGAGGACGTGAACCAGATCCTGCTGCGGTTCCACGCGCCGGATCCGTTGGGATTCATGCGGGACCGCGATGTGCAGCGGTTCGGCACACCCCGGGAAAAGGCCCGGTTGGACGGCCGCCACCGGGACCTGAACCCGTAA
- a CDS encoding LytR/AlgR family response regulator transcription factor, with the protein MGKMRGTVTTQENTGLLVLAVDDEAPGLSEIKYLLESSPHIRRVLTAFDAAEALRVLRGDYEQEVMERTKAGLPPVDAVFADINMPGLSGTDLARVLGAFRAPPALVFVTGVEHSEAVTAFDVGALDFVTKPINEDRVNKAIARVVERVATKPVSTPEPVPAQEAQDDEVIPVELGGTIKLVPRASVRYVEAQGDYARLHTADGSSHLVRIPLAQLEERWENAGFVRIHRSFLVALPLVTELRMTSNGYAVVIGAGEDAKELPVSRRHTRELKERIVRPPKSGWG; encoded by the coding sequence ATGGGCAAGATGCGCGGCACAGTGACTACCCAGGAGAACACCGGCCTCCTCGTTCTGGCGGTGGACGACGAGGCACCCGGTCTGAGCGAGATCAAGTACCTGCTGGAGAGCAGCCCGCACATCCGTCGTGTCCTGACGGCGTTCGACGCGGCCGAAGCGCTGCGCGTGCTCCGCGGCGACTACGAGCAGGAAGTGATGGAGCGGACGAAGGCGGGTCTGCCGCCGGTGGACGCGGTCTTCGCGGACATCAACATGCCCGGGCTCAGCGGTACCGACCTCGCCCGGGTGCTCGGCGCGTTCCGCGCACCGCCGGCGCTGGTGTTCGTCACGGGTGTGGAGCACTCCGAGGCCGTGACCGCGTTCGACGTGGGCGCGCTGGACTTCGTGACGAAGCCGATCAACGAGGACCGCGTCAACAAGGCGATCGCGCGCGTGGTCGAACGGGTCGCGACCAAGCCTGTCAGCACGCCGGAACCCGTGCCCGCGCAGGAGGCGCAGGACGACGAGGTGATCCCGGTCGAGCTGGGTGGCACGATCAAGCTGGTGCCGCGCGCGTCCGTCCGGTACGTCGAGGCGCAGGGCGACTACGCCCGCCTGCACACCGCCGACGGGTCGAGCCACCTGGTGCGCATCCCGTTGGCGCAGTTGGAGGAACGCTGGGAGAACGCCGGCTTCGTGCGCATCCACCGGTCGTTCCTGGTGGCGTTGCCGCTGGTCACCGAGCTGCGGATGACGTCGAACGGGTACGCGGTCGTGATCGGCGCCGGCGAGGACGCCAAGGAGCTGCCGGTGAGCCGTCGGCACACGCGTGAACTCAAGGAGCGGATCGTGCGCCCGCCCAAGAGCGGTTGGGGATGA
- a CDS encoding S49 family peptidase, producing the protein MSVTDRIAARLPKIVGDRAERGPVVAAVRLHGVITPSPSPVARNALNLHSVESALTRAFEHDRLVAVALLVNSPGGAPTQSALIAERIRELAAKHKVPVLAFCEDVAASGGYWLACAADEIYAHGTSMVGSIGVVTSGFGLTGLLERFGVERRVYTAGTNKVRLDPFQPEKPEDVDWLRGLQGQLHAQFAEWIRQRRGPKLKGTDEELFTGEVWTGAQAVDLGLVDGLGTVRSVVAKRYPDAEIAVAEPRRTLLARLGLSGTSTRSGDFWPAALTALEERARWSRFGL; encoded by the coding sequence ATGAGCGTTACGGACAGGATCGCCGCCAGACTGCCGAAAATCGTCGGTGACCGGGCCGAACGCGGTCCCGTGGTCGCGGCCGTCCGACTGCACGGCGTCATCACGCCCTCACCGTCACCGGTGGCCCGCAACGCGCTCAACCTGCACAGCGTGGAGAGCGCGCTGACCCGCGCGTTCGAGCACGACCGGCTGGTCGCGGTCGCCCTGCTGGTGAACTCGCCCGGCGGAGCGCCGACGCAGTCCGCGCTGATCGCCGAGCGCATCCGGGAGTTGGCCGCCAAGCACAAGGTGCCGGTGTTGGCGTTCTGCGAGGACGTCGCCGCGTCCGGCGGTTACTGGTTGGCGTGCGCGGCCGACGAGATCTACGCGCACGGCACGTCGATGGTCGGTTCGATCGGCGTGGTCACGTCCGGGTTCGGGCTGACCGGGTTGCTGGAGCGGTTCGGCGTCGAACGCCGCGTGTACACGGCGGGCACGAACAAGGTCCGGCTCGACCCGTTCCAGCCGGAGAAGCCCGAGGACGTGGACTGGCTGCGCGGCCTCCAGGGACAACTGCACGCGCAGTTCGCGGAGTGGATCAGGCAGCGGCGCGGCCCCAAGCTCAAGGGCACCGACGAAGAGCTGTTCACCGGTGAGGTCTGGACCGGCGCGCAGGCTGTGGACCTGGGGCTCGTCGACGGCCTCGGCACGGTCCGCAGCGTGGTCGCCAAGCGCTACCCGGACGCCGAGATCGCGGTCGCCGAGCCCAGGCGGACCCTGTTGGCACGGCTGGGGTTGTCCGGCACTTCCACCCGATCGGGCGACTTCTGGCCGGCCGCGTTGACGGCCTTGGAAGAGCGGGCGCGCTGGTCGCGATTCGGGCTGTAG
- a CDS encoding sensor histidine kinase has product MDAVPDLLTGRLVLGVIATMAVCGLFMMLCRARRVSTSVEDAVMDMLARMSKASADLREGLTEDSANKATPHLREMLRCVAVGITDHEGTLLSWDGEANDHYEPLQDYIESAIGGGHKEHVEHRKLDCELPGPCAMHSAVIVPLEVEHEVAGTLIVVSGVPNKRQITMAEETARFVSTQLELEVLQKSRQALAQAEVRALRAQISPHFVYNALNTISSLIRTDPAHARELLQEFAEFTRYSFRTDGLYTTLSDELTNIHRYLTIEQARYGPRLNVRLKVAPEVLHVVLPFLALQPLVENAVRHGLAKKPGGGLLTIIAEDNGSEALISVEDDGIGMDPERLFEDLKDAHTTGAHVGLGNINQRMRSAFGDDYALVVETAQDAGMKIILKVPKYSPGVQTNLPLVPPRLEDTTEQEVVSA; this is encoded by the coding sequence ATGGACGCCGTGCCTGACCTTCTGACCGGGCGCCTGGTGCTCGGAGTCATCGCGACGATGGCGGTGTGCGGCCTGTTCATGATGTTGTGCCGCGCCCGTCGGGTGAGCACTTCGGTCGAGGACGCCGTGATGGACATGCTCGCCCGCATGTCCAAGGCGTCCGCGGACCTGCGCGAGGGACTGACCGAGGATTCGGCGAACAAGGCGACGCCGCACCTGCGCGAGATGTTGCGCTGCGTCGCGGTGGGGATCACCGACCACGAAGGCACCCTGCTGTCGTGGGACGGCGAGGCCAACGACCACTACGAACCGTTGCAGGACTACATCGAGTCCGCGATCGGCGGCGGGCACAAGGAGCACGTCGAGCACCGCAAGCTCGACTGCGAACTGCCCGGTCCGTGCGCCATGCACAGCGCGGTGATCGTGCCGCTGGAGGTGGAGCACGAGGTCGCCGGCACGTTGATCGTCGTGTCGGGCGTGCCGAACAAGCGGCAGATCACGATGGCCGAGGAGACCGCCCGGTTCGTGTCGACGCAGCTCGAACTGGAGGTGCTGCAGAAGTCGCGGCAGGCGTTGGCGCAGGCCGAGGTCAGGGCGCTGCGGGCGCAGATCTCGCCGCACTTCGTCTACAACGCGCTGAACACGATCTCGTCGCTGATCCGCACGGACCCGGCGCACGCGCGCGAGCTGTTGCAGGAGTTCGCCGAGTTCACGCGGTACTCGTTCCGCACGGACGGCCTGTACACGACGTTGTCCGACGAGCTGACGAACATCCACCGCTACCTGACGATCGAGCAGGCCCGGTACGGGCCGCGCCTCAACGTGCGCCTCAAGGTCGCGCCCGAGGTGCTGCACGTCGTGCTGCCGTTCCTGGCGCTGCAACCGCTGGTGGAGAACGCCGTGCGGCACGGCCTGGCGAAGAAGCCGGGCGGCGGGCTGCTCACGATCATCGCCGAGGACAACGGCTCGGAGGCGTTGATCTCGGTGGAGGACGACGGCATCGGCATGGACCCCGAGCGGTTGTTCGAGGACCTGAAGGACGCGCACACGACCGGTGCGCACGTCGGGTTGGGCAACATCAACCAGCGGATGCGGTCCGCGTTCGGCGACGACTACGCGCTGGTCGTGGAGACCGCGCAGGACGCCGGCATGAAGATCATCCTCAAGGTGCCCAAGTACAGCCCCGGCGTGCAGACGAACCTGCCGCTGGTGCCGCCGCGCCTGGAGGACACCACCGAGCAGGAGGTCGTGTCGGCCTGA
- a CDS encoding Fpg/Nei family DNA glycosylase has product MPELPEVEALAHHLREHAVGRVVHRVDVSSLQVLKTFTPSWTELHGRAVTGAGRHGKHLDLDCDGLHLVVHLARAGWLRWADNLAVAPPKPGKGPLALRVHLGPPGEGPGFDLTEAGTKKGLAAWIVTDPAEVPGIARLGPDALSVSRTQLEDLLSGRRERLKTALTDQTLVAGVGNAYSDEIMHTARLSPYATAGRLPGEALDRLHDALVSVLTDAVARSVGQGAAKLKGEKRSGLRVHARTGLPCPVCGDLVREVSFADKAFQYCPTCQTGGKPLADRRLSRLLK; this is encoded by the coding sequence GTGCCGGAACTGCCCGAGGTCGAGGCGCTCGCCCATCACCTGCGCGAGCACGCCGTGGGACGCGTGGTGCACCGCGTGGACGTGTCGTCCCTTCAAGTGTTGAAGACGTTCACGCCGTCGTGGACCGAGCTGCACGGCCGGGCGGTGACCGGCGCCGGCAGACACGGCAAGCACCTGGACCTGGACTGCGACGGCCTGCACCTCGTGGTGCACCTGGCCCGCGCGGGCTGGTTGCGGTGGGCGGACAACCTCGCCGTCGCGCCGCCGAAGCCGGGCAAGGGCCCGCTCGCGTTGCGCGTGCACCTGGGTCCGCCGGGCGAGGGGCCGGGGTTCGACCTGACCGAGGCGGGCACGAAGAAGGGCTTGGCCGCGTGGATCGTGACCGACCCGGCCGAGGTCCCGGGCATCGCCCGGCTCGGGCCGGACGCGTTGTCCGTGAGCCGCACGCAACTGGAGGACCTGCTGTCCGGCCGCAGGGAACGGCTCAAGACGGCGTTGACCGACCAGACCCTGGTGGCCGGTGTCGGCAACGCCTACTCCGACGAGATCATGCACACCGCGCGGCTGTCCCCGTACGCGACGGCGGGCAGGTTGCCCGGCGAGGCGCTCGACCGGCTGCACGACGCGTTGGTGTCGGTGCTGACCGACGCGGTGGCGCGATCGGTCGGCCAGGGCGCGGCCAAGCTCAAGGGCGAGAAGCGCTCGGGTCTGCGGGTGCACGCGCGCACCGGCCTGCCGTGCCCGGTGTGCGGCGACCTGGTGCGCGAGGTGTCGTTCGCGGACAAGGCGTTCCAGTACTGCCCGACGTGTCAGACCGGCGGAAAACCGCTGGCCGACCGCCGGCTGTCGCGATTGCTCAAGTAG
- a CDS encoding DUF983 domain-containing protein, protein MTRLVRGADGRMWTVRSQIEWRNPSANGDFEHDVSGGHGPGVLMLGVVVVMAVIFVAWTPAEVVVPAWLVIALILVFLFFPVRWGLRRPWVVAAESKKTEELPPERWVGRVRGVLTVRSEVATVARKIEMYSLPDLDGPLQPVD, encoded by the coding sequence ATGACGCGGCTGGTGCGCGGTGCTGACGGCCGGATGTGGACGGTGCGCAGCCAGATCGAGTGGCGCAACCCGTCGGCCAACGGGGACTTCGAGCACGATGTCAGCGGCGGCCACGGGCCGGGCGTGCTGATGCTCGGTGTCGTGGTCGTGATGGCGGTGATCTTCGTGGCGTGGACGCCGGCGGAGGTCGTCGTCCCGGCCTGGCTGGTCATCGCGCTGATCCTGGTGTTCCTGTTCTTCCCGGTCCGCTGGGGGCTGCGCCGGCCGTGGGTGGTCGCGGCGGAGTCGAAGAAGACCGAGGAGCTGCCGCCCGAGCGCTGGGTCGGCCGGGTGCGCGGCGTCCTGACGGTGCGCAGCGAGGTCGCCACCGTGGCCCGCAAGATCGAGATGTACTCGCTGCCCGACCTGGACGGGCCGTTGCAACCGGTCGACTGA
- a CDS encoding RNA polymerase sigma factor produces the protein MAGEVEVDRELLARVRSGDDAAFGELFSRHADAVRRFASRHVRDHVEADDLTAEAFFRVLQAIRRGTGPTDHVRTYLLTVARRVAWEWSGRRRDVPVEDEELDRRVEPFPDLTAARAEHTLISRAFTSLPERWRSVLWQVEVEGARPAAVATNFGLSPNAMAALARRAREGLRAAYLQAHLSDDVGPRSCSSVLAKLGTYTAGGVQGAELRKIRTHLRACAKCNALHAELVEVCSTLRAHAAHLAVPVVAASFAAPVLFGKAAWLSGRVKLVLAGAASAVAVGLFGMLAGQYTGAPGPGLVQIGPDGGHLEDVVAVADPSTIGTPETAAEPVPAATGRPGGPVRPAVATTTTAARKPRSEVAAAPATATTPRRDDRHGRVLADPGQTTTTTSDRRDIAAAPGTTVVTSGASSEEPSTPPSAIAPTETGTPTGTPPEPEPEVSVPETPTPTAPPMSVE, from the coding sequence ATGGCCGGAGAAGTCGAGGTCGACCGTGAACTGCTCGCCAGGGTCCGGTCGGGTGACGACGCGGCGTTCGGCGAGTTGTTCTCCCGTCATGCGGACGCCGTGCGCAGATTCGCGTCGCGTCACGTCCGCGACCACGTCGAAGCCGACGACCTGACGGCCGAGGCGTTCTTCCGCGTCCTGCAGGCGATCCGCCGCGGCACGGGTCCGACCGACCACGTGCGCACCTACCTGCTCACGGTCGCCCGTCGGGTGGCGTGGGAGTGGAGCGGTCGGCGTCGGGACGTGCCGGTGGAGGACGAGGAACTCGACCGCCGGGTGGAGCCGTTCCCGGATCTCACGGCCGCCCGCGCCGAGCACACGCTGATCTCGCGCGCGTTCACCTCGCTGCCCGAACGCTGGCGTTCGGTGTTGTGGCAGGTCGAGGTGGAGGGCGCCCGGCCGGCGGCGGTGGCGACGAACTTCGGGTTGAGCCCCAACGCGATGGCCGCGCTCGCCCGCCGCGCGCGGGAGGGCCTGCGGGCGGCCTACCTCCAGGCGCACCTGTCCGACGACGTCGGTCCGCGGTCGTGCAGTTCGGTGCTGGCCAAGCTGGGCACGTACACGGCGGGCGGTGTGCAGGGCGCCGAGCTGCGCAAGATCCGCACGCACCTGCGGGCGTGCGCCAAGTGCAACGCCCTGCACGCGGAGCTGGTCGAGGTCTGCTCGACGTTGCGCGCGCACGCCGCGCACCTGGCGGTCCCGGTGGTGGCGGCGTCGTTCGCGGCGCCGGTGCTGTTCGGCAAGGCCGCGTGGCTGTCCGGACGGGTGAAGCTGGTGCTGGCGGGTGCCGCGTCGGCGGTCGCGGTGGGGCTGTTCGGCATGCTCGCGGGCCAGTACACGGGCGCGCCCGGTCCGGGCCTGGTGCAGATCGGTCCGGACGGCGGCCACCTGGAGGACGTGGTGGCGGTCGCCGACCCGTCGACGATCGGCACGCCCGAGACCGCCGCGGAGCCGGTGCCGGCGGCGACCGGGCGGCCCGGCGGTCCGGTCCGGCCGGCGGTGGCGACCACGACGACGGCCGCGCGCAAGCCGCGGTCGGAGGTGGCCGCGGCACCGGCGACGGCGACGACTCCGCGCCGCGACGACCGGCACGGCCGGGTGCTGGCGGACCCGGGTCAGACCACCACGACCACGTCCGACCGTCGGGACATCGCCGCCGCGCCGGGCACGACGGTCGTCACCAGCGGGGCTTCGTCCGAGGAGCCGAGCACGCCGCCGAGCGCGATAGCTCCGACGGAGACCGGGACGCCGACCGGGACGCCGCCGGAACCCGAGCCGGAGGTGTCCGTCCCGGAGACCCCGACGCCGACCGCCCCGCCGATGTCCGTCGAATGA
- a CDS encoding DUF7674 family protein → MVDWRTKASTLVPELGAVVERESWSCHVFLAELWQLAAEAHREGDRELLARAYEFALWCFRQEQFLSNASVVSFYEHVFDEWELRDEVAPWLPEDVVEKVRPLWEWRWPKERLTEVDKLLGTPGRNAV, encoded by the coding sequence GTGGTCGATTGGCGCACAAAGGCTTCCACTCTCGTGCCCGAGCTCGGCGCGGTCGTCGAACGCGAGTCGTGGTCGTGCCACGTGTTCCTCGCCGAGCTGTGGCAGCTCGCCGCCGAGGCGCACCGTGAAGGCGACCGGGAGCTGTTGGCCAGGGCATACGAGTTCGCGCTGTGGTGCTTCCGGCAGGAGCAGTTCCTGTCCAACGCGTCGGTCGTGAGTTTCTACGAGCACGTCTTCGACGAGTGGGAGCTGCGCGACGAGGTGGCGCCGTGGCTGCCCGAGGACGTCGTGGAGAAGGTCCGCCCGCTGTGGGAGTGGCGGTGGCCCAAGGAGCGGCTGACCGAGGTCGACAAGCTCCTGGGGACCCCCGGTCGGAATGCCGTTTGA
- a CDS encoding OsmC family protein, whose translation MATIRKATTHWEGNLLEGEGQVSLESSGIGTYAVSWPSRAEQANGKTSPEELIAAAHSSCYSMALSHGLAQAGTPPRTVDTSAEVTFKPGTGITGIHLTVRAVVPGLDAEGFAAAAENAKKNCPVSQALAGMEITLTATLD comes from the coding sequence ATGGCCACCATCCGCAAGGCGACCACGCACTGGGAAGGCAACCTGCTCGAAGGAGAGGGGCAGGTCAGCCTGGAGTCGTCGGGCATCGGCACGTACGCCGTGAGCTGGCCGTCGCGCGCGGAGCAGGCGAACGGCAAGACCTCGCCGGAGGAACTGATCGCCGCGGCCCACTCGTCGTGCTACTCGATGGCGCTGTCGCACGGCCTGGCGCAGGCGGGCACCCCGCCGCGGACCGTCGACACGTCGGCCGAGGTGACGTTCAAGCCCGGTACCGGGATCACCGGCATCCACCTGACCGTGCGCGCGGTCGTGCCGGGGCTGGACGCGGAGGGTTTCGCCGCCGCGGCCGAGAACGCGAAGAAGAACTGCCCGGTGAGCCAGGCGCTGGCGGGCATGGAGATCACCCTGACCGCCACCCTGGACTGA
- a CDS encoding Eco29kI family restriction endonuclease, whose protein sequence is MTGALFSPMGKPDPDVPAAEFKLNITKALGDQLQERLASLRRAPLTPPTVAAIEPLAGVYELWHGDKRVYVGKATASKGLNQRLSEHLRKLSGRRYIDLAEFTFMCLYVEEDLDAAAPEKLLIKRYRNTSGCPWNNNGFGNKDPGRNRDSSRVKENHFDARYPIDTDREVTDLGSSSWNVLDTLLAAKEKLPFLLRFPTDKTDKAAAKRLQAANITTLPNGPITFRRLMSHVIDALPEGWQATALPGYAIIYQEVKDYDSALTIWRKRSGMVVEEEIKTVYAPAAAIKDSGEDD, encoded by the coding sequence GTGACCGGAGCACTCTTCTCCCCCATGGGCAAGCCGGACCCCGACGTCCCGGCCGCCGAGTTCAAGCTCAACATCACCAAGGCCCTCGGCGACCAACTCCAGGAGCGCCTGGCGTCCCTTCGTCGGGCTCCGCTCACCCCGCCGACCGTAGCCGCGATCGAGCCACTGGCCGGGGTCTACGAACTGTGGCACGGCGACAAACGTGTGTACGTCGGAAAGGCCACGGCCAGCAAGGGCTTGAACCAACGACTGTCCGAACACCTCCGCAAGCTGTCCGGACGGCGGTACATCGACCTCGCCGAGTTCACGTTCATGTGCCTGTACGTCGAAGAGGACCTCGACGCGGCAGCACCGGAAAAGCTGCTGATCAAGAGGTACCGGAACACCAGTGGCTGCCCATGGAACAACAACGGCTTCGGAAACAAGGACCCGGGCCGCAACCGGGACAGTTCCAGGGTCAAGGAGAACCACTTCGACGCCCGCTACCCGATCGACACCGACCGGGAGGTCACCGACCTCGGAAGCTCGTCCTGGAACGTCCTGGACACGCTTCTGGCCGCGAAGGAAAAGTTGCCGTTCCTCCTCCGGTTCCCGACCGACAAAACGGACAAGGCGGCGGCGAAACGCCTCCAGGCCGCGAACATCACCACTCTCCCGAACGGCCCGATCACGTTCCGACGACTGATGTCCCACGTGATCGACGCGTTGCCCGAGGGGTGGCAGGCCACCGCGCTGCCTGGCTACGCCATCATTTACCAGGAAGTGAAGGATTACGACAGCGCATTGACCATCTGGCGCAAGCGATCCGGCATGGTCGTCGAAGAGGAGATCAAGACCGTGTACGCGCCCGCAGCCGCCATCAAGGACAGCGGCGAAGACGACTGA
- a CDS encoding DNA cytosine methyltransferase: MVDPAQHFLPLSGPEEIGTSIELFTGGGGLALAMHRAGFRHLAAVEIDKRACATLRENRAVEYDPAHEQAAGIHSEWPLIEGDIKQVSFDHWRDKVDIVAGGVPCQPWSLGGAHKGYDDPRNLWPELFRVVRETRPLAVVAENVKGLLRPSFKPYYEYIINELKAPFEERLSGDSGVDSREDWEHHNKRLVKALTEDTIPADQRYDVKYKLVNAADYGVPQIRWRVFVVAFRRDLGLADWEFPEPTHSEAALLRAKADGSYWDEHKVAKDKREKPDVDLDPGDDRTKRWRTLRDAIQGDGTAALPRLKPPKGFKVENEPHIHHVGWPGAREYPGHTANELDRPAKTIKAGVHGVPGGESVMRTTDGSIRYMTVREAARVMTFPDDWRLAGPRGEQMRQLGNAVPVLLGEAIARSVAEALRPHLGRKPE, translated from the coding sequence GTGGTCGACCCAGCGCAGCATTTTCTCCCGCTCTCCGGCCCGGAGGAGATCGGTACCAGCATCGAACTCTTCACCGGGGGTGGCGGACTGGCCCTGGCCATGCACCGGGCCGGCTTCCGCCACCTCGCGGCCGTGGAGATCGACAAACGGGCGTGCGCCACCCTGCGGGAAAACAGGGCCGTGGAATATGACCCGGCTCATGAACAGGCTGCCGGAATCCATTCCGAATGGCCATTGATCGAGGGTGACATCAAACAGGTCTCCTTCGATCACTGGCGCGACAAAGTCGATATCGTAGCCGGTGGAGTACCCTGTCAGCCCTGGTCGCTCGGGGGCGCGCACAAGGGTTACGACGATCCGCGCAACCTGTGGCCGGAACTGTTCCGCGTCGTCCGGGAGACTCGACCGCTCGCGGTGGTCGCGGAGAACGTCAAGGGGCTTTTGCGGCCATCGTTCAAGCCCTACTACGAGTACATCATCAACGAACTCAAGGCGCCGTTCGAGGAACGTCTCTCCGGCGATTCGGGCGTCGATTCACGGGAAGACTGGGAGCACCACAACAAGCGGCTCGTCAAAGCGCTCACAGAGGACACGATTCCGGCGGACCAGCGGTACGACGTCAAGTACAAACTGGTCAACGCGGCGGACTACGGCGTACCCCAGATCCGCTGGCGGGTCTTCGTGGTCGCGTTCCGCAGGGACCTCGGCCTGGCCGATTGGGAATTCCCGGAACCCACGCACTCCGAAGCCGCCCTGCTCCGGGCCAAAGCGGACGGCAGTTACTGGGACGAGCACAAGGTCGCCAAGGACAAGCGCGAGAAGCCCGATGTCGACCTGGACCCCGGCGACGACCGGACCAAGCGCTGGCGCACCCTGCGCGACGCCATCCAGGGCGACGGCACCGCCGCACTCCCACGACTGAAGCCGCCCAAGGGCTTCAAGGTCGAGAACGAGCCCCACATCCACCACGTCGGCTGGCCCGGAGCCCGCGAGTACCCCGGCCACACGGCGAACGAACTCGACCGGCCTGCCAAGACCATCAAGGCGGGCGTGCATGGTGTTCCCGGTGGCGAGTCCGTGATGCGCACGACGGACGGGTCGATCCGGTACATGACCGTTCGTGAGGCGGCCCGGGTCATGACGTTCCCCGACGACTGGCGACTCGCGGGTCCGCGCGGCGAGCAGATGCGGCAGCTCGGCAACGCCGTGCCCGTCCTCCTGGGCGAGGCCATCGCGCGATCCGTCGCCGAGGCACTGCGTCCCCATCTGGGACGAAAGCCGGAATGA